Proteins encoded within one genomic window of Candidatus Peregrinibacteria bacterium:
- the aroE gene encoding shikimate dehydrogenase, whose product MKHYGILAFPTGHSRSPEMQNAAFQHLKIDAVFERYEIPPEKLAEFFQENFRKERKIEGLAVSIPHKESILPFLGLIDEAAKKIGAVNTVFWNDGKICGTNTDWVGFSKSLKEEYDVRGKRVLILGAGGVARAIIYALIKSKAEKVVIANRTEEKAKKLAEEFGVEWKTISDCDPDEFDLIVNATPIGMRGKFEGISPLSNYFWKAHHTAFDVVYTPEETQFLKDAKKSGAQTISGKKMFLFQGMAQFKIWTGENAPESIMIQALQNISEGDLK is encoded by the coding sequence ATGAAGCACTACGGTATTCTCGCCTTTCCTACGGGTCACTCGCGGTCTCCAGAAATGCAAAATGCTGCATTCCAGCATTTAAAAATCGATGCTGTTTTTGAACGGTATGAAATTCCTCCGGAAAAACTTGCAGAATTTTTTCAGGAAAATTTTCGAAAAGAACGGAAAATTGAAGGTCTTGCCGTAAGCATTCCGCACAAAGAAAGTATTCTTCCTTTTCTTGGTTTAATCGATGAAGCCGCGAAAAAAATCGGTGCGGTAAATACTGTCTTTTGGAATGATGGAAAAATCTGCGGAACAAATACCGATTGGGTTGGATTTTCGAAATCACTGAAAGAAGAATATGATGTTCGCGGAAAACGAGTGCTTATTCTTGGAGCAGGAGGAGTTGCTCGGGCAATTATATATGCTTTGATCAAGAGCAAAGCAGAGAAAGTCGTTATCGCAAATCGAACGGAAGAAAAAGCGAAAAAACTCGCGGAGGAGTTTGGGGTCGAATGGAAGACTATTTCTGATTGCGATCCTGATGAATTTGATCTCATTGTGAATGCAACTCCAATTGGGATGAGAGGAAAATTTGAAGGCATTTCTCCGCTTTCAAATTATTTTTGGAAAGCCCATCATACGGCGTTTGATGTCGTCTATACGCCTGAAGAAACTCAGTTTTTGAAAGATGCGAAAAAATCTGGAGCTCAAACAATTTCTGGGAAAAAAATGTTTCTTTTTCAGGGAATGGCGCAATTTAAAATTTGGACAGGAGAAAATGCTCCAGAATCGATTATGATACAGGCTCTTCAGAACATATCGGAAGGGGACCTGAAATAA
- a CDS encoding DUF721 domain-containing protein, producing MERLSHILPKITRKRELDSNALASEILLEAEKYLRDIFGEQNIGRGKKICAKKIQNQFLFCDVASSAWNNRLFLEKMELLEHLHKTFPKAAIADIRGMVK from the coding sequence ATGGAGCGCCTCTCTCATATTCTCCCAAAGATTACCAGAAAAAGAGAGCTTGACTCAAATGCTTTGGCAAGTGAAATTTTGCTCGAAGCAGAAAAATATCTTCGGGATATTTTTGGAGAACAGAATATCGGAAGAGGAAAAAAAATATGCGCAAAGAAAATCCAAAATCAATTTCTTTTTTGCGATGTTGCCTCATCTGCGTGGAATAATCGTCTGTTTTTGGAAAAAATGGAGCTCCTCGAACATTTGCACAAAACATTCCCCAAAGCCGCAATCGCGGACATTCGGGGAATGGTGAAGTAA
- a CDS encoding GNAT family N-acetyltransferase — MKIIFAKTSDIVRCHEIDAAIGIPTHPAFLRETQKYKKLIIAKDSKKIIGYMCYSVLWGTLPFVHFIRIHPLWQRKGVGSFLLQFLEKKIKTEKFSCLLSSTEHDNRNSFSFHKKNGFSSCGKIKFNKKETEVFFIKNIPS, encoded by the coding sequence ATGAAAATTATATTTGCCAAAACATCAGATATTGTGAGATGTCATGAAATTGATGCAGCCATTGGGATCCCAACCCACCCTGCATTTCTTCGGGAAACCCAGAAATATAAGAAGCTCATTATCGCAAAAGATTCAAAGAAAATTATTGGGTACATGTGTTACAGTGTGCTCTGGGGAACACTTCCATTTGTTCATTTCATTCGCATTCATCCTTTGTGGCAACGCAAGGGAGTTGGAAGTTTTTTGCTTCAATTTTTAGAAAAAAAAATAAAAACTGAAAAATTTTCATGTTTGCTGAGTTCAACAGAACACGACAATAGGAATTCTTTTTCTTTCCATAAAAAAAATGGATTTTCTTCATGCGGAAAAATTAAATTTAACAAAAAAGAAACAGAAGTTTTTTTCATAAAAAATATTCCTTCATGA
- a CDS encoding S-layer homology domain-containing protein codes for MKNNFQIFFKIFLISLFFVTPVLSEASFPDIESHPYSEAIQFLQTRGIVTGYGDGTFRPNALVNRAEFTKMLVEAKLGKNPLEDAENCFSDVSKSAWFASYICFAKNQKILHGYSDGTFRPEQNISVFEAAKIVVNTFALPLTSEESENWHEPYIILLGKEKYLLTSFSGGEDFVTRAEMAEVIERVLEERHDKESFTGEEFLKKHCLPFLEDPIFHVDMEKVRKVWLEWINAERATQNLSPYTYNNQLNRTAFLWSKFSADRGFIDHKRPGQTAYYDYAIILEWFRNLGLDFENVHRATYSENIGWGIPFSCDATDCTQDMIDLTRYTFDFYKNEKGKEYKPHYDSIMNPYFTEIGMGIAVNSDQKVFITTHYATKIISGPLPICSEEPVS; via the coding sequence ATGAAAAATAACTTCCAAATTTTTTTTAAGATTTTTCTCATCTCACTTTTTTTCGTAACTCCAGTTCTTTCAGAAGCTTCGTTTCCTGATATCGAATCTCATCCTTATTCTGAGGCCATTCAATTTCTGCAAACTCGCGGCATTGTCACTGGATATGGAGATGGAACGTTTCGTCCGAATGCACTCGTGAATCGTGCGGAATTTACGAAAATGTTAGTGGAAGCAAAACTCGGGAAAAATCCTCTTGAGGATGCGGAGAACTGCTTTTCCGATGTTTCAAAATCGGCCTGGTTCGCGAGCTATATTTGCTTCGCAAAAAATCAAAAAATTCTTCACGGGTATAGCGATGGAACATTTCGCCCAGAACAAAACATATCGGTTTTTGAAGCTGCAAAAATTGTGGTGAATACCTTTGCTCTTCCGCTCACATCTGAAGAATCTGAGAATTGGCATGAGCCCTATATCATATTGCTCGGAAAAGAGAAATATCTCCTCACTTCTTTTTCTGGAGGAGAAGATTTTGTGACTCGCGCAGAAATGGCGGAAGTGATCGAACGAGTTTTGGAAGAACGTCACGACAAGGAATCTTTCACGGGTGAAGAATTTTTAAAAAAACATTGCCTCCCATTTCTGGAAGATCCAATCTTTCACGTCGATATGGAAAAAGTGAGGAAAGTGTGGCTCGAATGGATCAATGCCGAACGTGCAACGCAAAATCTTTCTCCGTACACGTATAATAATCAACTGAATAGAACCGCATTCCTCTGGTCAAAATTTTCTGCAGACCGCGGATTTATAGATCACAAACGTCCCGGACAAACGGCATATTATGACTACGCAATAATTTTGGAATGGTTTCGGAACTTGGGACTTGATTTTGAGAATGTTCATCGCGCCACATACTCAGAAAATATCGGATGGGGAATTCCATTTTCTTGCGATGCAACTGATTGCACTCAGGATATGATCGACCTCACTCGCTATACTTTTGATTTTTATAAAAACGAGAAGGGCAAAGAATATAAACCGCATTACGACAGCATAATGAACCCGTATTTTACCGAAATCGGCATGGGAATTGCGGTAAATAGCGATCAGAAAGTTTTCATTACCACGCATTACGCTACAAAAATTATTTCAGGTCCCCTTCCGATATGTTCTGAAGAGCCTGTATCATAA
- a CDS encoding glycoside hydrolase family 1 protein — MKSEKLSAFPKDFLWGASTAAYQVEGGITNDWSEWEQKNAERLSRTWKKEFPNLREELQKMAKDPKNYISGNACDHFHRYEEDFDLMKSLGINSYRFSIEWARVEPEEGKFSDEALAHYKKVVQALTKRNIRPIVTLWHFTLPIWIRDQGLWESKKTGEYFLRYAEKVVQALSPDVQFWVTLNEPEIYGGMAYLTALWPPQKRSVFRYLRARKNLISAHKKAYFLIKKISPNAKVGIAQNNVLMEPYKNKLINRILCAMYHYWGNESFLWRIRGTFDFYGLNFYLRSQIHIFWGKNHIKEKSSDMNWELSPESIYPLLKNFQKFGKPIYILENGLADAADTHRAWYIRSILKYVEKAIQEGIDVRGYFYWSLLDNFEWDKGFWPRFGLIEIDYKNNLQRTIRKSAYEYAKIIKEYSEFP, encoded by the coding sequence ATGAAATCAGAAAAATTATCAGCGTTTCCAAAAGATTTTCTCTGGGGAGCAAGTACTGCTGCATATCAAGTTGAAGGAGGTATTACCAATGATTGGTCGGAATGGGAACAAAAAAATGCAGAACGTTTGAGTCGAACTTGGAAAAAAGAATTCCCAAATCTTCGAGAAGAACTCCAAAAAATGGCAAAAGATCCAAAAAATTACATTTCGGGAAATGCTTGCGATCATTTTCATCGATATGAGGAAGATTTTGATCTCATGAAATCGCTCGGAATAAATTCCTATAGATTTTCTATTGAATGGGCAAGAGTTGAACCAGAGGAAGGAAAATTTTCTGATGAAGCTCTTGCTCATTATAAAAAAGTAGTGCAGGCACTTACAAAAAGAAATATTCGCCCCATCGTCACATTGTGGCATTTTACGCTTCCCATTTGGATTCGGGATCAGGGACTGTGGGAATCAAAAAAAACAGGAGAATATTTTCTCAGGTATGCTGAGAAGGTGGTGCAAGCACTCTCGCCGGATGTTCAGTTTTGGGTAACGCTCAATGAACCAGAGATTTATGGAGGAATGGCATATCTTACGGCTCTGTGGCCACCGCAGAAAAGGAGCGTGTTTCGCTATCTTCGGGCACGAAAAAATTTGATCTCTGCGCACAAAAAGGCGTATTTTCTCATTAAAAAAATCTCTCCAAATGCGAAAGTGGGGATTGCCCAAAATAATGTTCTTATGGAACCGTACAAGAACAAACTCATCAATCGAATACTGTGCGCCATGTATCATTATTGGGGGAATGAGTCATTTCTTTGGAGAATTCGAGGAACATTCGATTTTTATGGGCTTAATTTTTATTTACGTTCACAAATTCACATTTTCTGGGGAAAAAATCACATCAAGGAAAAATCATCTGATATGAATTGGGAACTTTCTCCAGAAAGTATTTATCCGCTTCTGAAAAATTTTCAGAAATTTGGGAAACCAATTTATATTCTTGAAAATGGACTCGCGGATGCAGCAGATACGCATAGGGCATGGTATATTCGCAGTATTCTGAAATATGTGGAAAAAGCTATTCAAGAGGGAATAGATGTTCGGGGATATTTTTACTGGTCGCTTCTCGATAACTTTGAATGGGATAAAGGGTTTTGGCCGCGATTTGGACTTATTGAGATTGATTATAAAAATAATTTACAGCGTACCATTCGCAAAAGCGCCTATGAATATGCAAAAATAATCAAAGAATATTCTGAGTTCCCATGA
- a CDS encoding RDD family protein: MENEHSENAASASPGNFRYAGFWIRFLALLIDGIIIAIVSRILFGSQVSATPETGVNFQMSGQLNGWQNLVHLIYFIGFWIALSATPGKMACGLKIISQDGSKLRPAQAVGRYFAMILSGIILFIGFLMAGFDDRKRALHDRLAKTYVVHK; the protein is encoded by the coding sequence ATGGAAAATGAACATTCCGAAAATGCAGCATCCGCATCGCCTGGAAATTTTCGATATGCCGGATTTTGGATTCGGTTCCTTGCTCTTTTGATCGATGGCATTATTATCGCAATCGTTTCTCGAATTCTTTTCGGAAGCCAAGTCTCAGCAACACCAGAGACTGGGGTAAATTTTCAGATGAGTGGTCAGTTAAATGGGTGGCAAAATCTTGTTCATCTCATTTATTTCATTGGATTTTGGATTGCTCTTTCCGCTACACCGGGGAAGATGGCTTGCGGTCTTAAAATTATTTCACAAGATGGAAGCAAACTCCGTCCTGCTCAAGCAGTAGGGAGATATTTCGCAATGATTCTCAGCGGAATAATTCTCTTCATTGGATTTTTGATGGCAGGATTTGATGACAGAAAACGTGCTCTTCACGATCGACTCGCAAAGACGTACGTAGTGCATAAGTAG